One Acidobacteriota bacterium DNA window includes the following coding sequences:
- a CDS encoding NAD(P)H-binding protein codes for MRALVRDPARAQRLLHAADSLEIVAGDAGDSDVVARAAEGCGTIVHAVNARYDQWASFMPRVTDHVIAAAIAAKATILFPGNIFGLGAPGPAPFDERAIPSPNSRKGELRVQLEESLRRGTETGACRVLVLRAAAYFGPTVRNSVVDMIFARAAAGKPMTMFGNLDLPHQWA; via the coding sequence GTGCGGGCGCTGGTCCGAGATCCCGCCCGCGCGCAGCGGCTCCTCCACGCCGCGGATTCGCTCGAGATCGTGGCGGGCGATGCGGGTGACAGCGATGTCGTCGCGCGTGCGGCGGAGGGATGCGGGACCATCGTCCACGCCGTCAATGCCCGCTACGATCAATGGGCCTCGTTCATGCCCCGGGTCACCGATCACGTCATCGCGGCGGCGATCGCGGCGAAGGCCACCATTCTCTTTCCGGGAAACATCTTCGGGCTGGGGGCCCCGGGCCCCGCGCCGTTCGACGAGCGCGCCATCCCGAGCCCCAACTCCCGCAAGGGGGAGCTGCGCGTCCAGCTCGAGGAGTCGCTCCGGCGCGGGACCGAAACCGGAGCGTGCAGGGTCCTCGTCCTGCGCGCCGCGGCCTACTTCGGCCCCACGGTCCGGAACAGCGTCGTCGACATGATCTTCGCGCGGGCCGCCGCCGGGAAGCCCATGACCATGTTCGGCAATCTCGATCTCCCTCACCAGTGGGCGTAG
- a CDS encoding sodium-translocating pyrophosphatase has protein sequence MKFSVTPALLAAAVVLLAISSVSPALAAEGAAGHKPGGEANLVLPDLSQVRFLGGIDGHTLLLSGLVVCALGLAFGMVIYNQLKNLPVHASMREISELIYETCKTYLLQQGKFLLILELFIGVIIAFYFGVLLQFTALKVAIILLFSLVGIGGSFGVAWFGIRVNTFANSRTAFASLGGKPYPCYAIPLKAGMSIGMLLISVELLMMLFILLFIPGDYAGSCFIGFAIGESLGAAALRIAGGIFTKIADIGADLMKIVFKIKEDDARNPGVIADCVGDNAGDSVGPSADGFETYGVTGVALISFIVLAIANPTIQVQLLVWIFMMRIVMVIASGASYLINEALSKAQYRTADKMDYEAPLTRLVWLTSFVSIALTYVASYLLIPDLGDGSLWWKLSSVITCGTLAGAVIPELVKVFTSTNSGHVREVVSSAREGGASLTILAGFVAGNFSAYWIGVAILALMGIAYEISTMGFGMILPIAPAVFAFGLVAFGFLGMGPVTIAVDSYGPVTDNAQSVYELSTIEQIPGVKAQIKKDFGVDVNFERAKHNLEENDGAGNTFKATAKPVLIGTAVVGATTMIFSIIVALTDGLKVNIDKLSLLHPPFLLGLIMGGAMIYWFTGASTQAVSTGAYRAVEFIKANIKLEGTTRASVADSKKVVEICTQYAQKGMFNIFMSVFFGTLAFAFLQPFFFIGYLISIALFGLFQAIFMANAGGAWDNAKKIVEVDLKEKGTELHAATVVGDTVGDPFKDTSSVAMNPVIKFTTLFGLLAVELAVSVTYQQGSTTLTHVLAAAFFAVSAFFVHRSFYGMRITKSA, from the coding sequence ATGAAGTTCTCAGTTACTCCCGCTCTGCTCGCGGCGGCGGTCGTCCTTCTCGCCATCTCCTCGGTCTCCCCGGCGCTCGCCGCGGAGGGCGCCGCGGGGCACAAGCCCGGGGGCGAGGCCAATCTCGTCCTTCCCGACCTCAGCCAGGTCAGGTTCCTCGGCGGGATCGACGGGCACACGCTCCTCCTGTCCGGCCTCGTCGTCTGCGCGCTCGGGCTGGCCTTCGGGATGGTGATCTACAACCAGCTCAAGAACCTCCCGGTCCACGCGTCGATGCGCGAGATCTCCGAGCTGATCTACGAGACCTGCAAGACGTACCTCCTCCAGCAGGGGAAGTTCCTCCTGATCCTCGAGCTCTTCATCGGCGTCATCATCGCCTTCTACTTCGGCGTCCTCCTGCAGTTCACCGCCCTCAAGGTCGCGATCATCCTCCTGTTCAGCCTCGTGGGGATCGGCGGAAGCTTCGGCGTGGCCTGGTTCGGCATCCGGGTCAATACGTTCGCCAACTCGCGGACCGCCTTCGCGAGCCTCGGCGGCAAGCCGTACCCCTGCTACGCGATCCCGCTCAAGGCGGGGATGTCCATCGGGATGCTGCTCATCAGCGTCGAGCTGTTGATGATGCTGTTCATCCTCCTGTTCATCCCCGGCGATTACGCCGGATCGTGCTTCATCGGGTTCGCCATCGGCGAGTCGCTCGGCGCCGCGGCGCTGCGCATCGCGGGAGGCATCTTCACGAAGATCGCCGACATCGGCGCGGATCTGATGAAGATCGTCTTCAAGATCAAGGAGGACGATGCCCGCAACCCCGGCGTGATCGCCGACTGCGTGGGCGACAACGCCGGCGACTCGGTCGGGCCCTCGGCGGACGGGTTCGAGACCTACGGCGTGACGGGCGTCGCGCTCATCTCGTTCATCGTTCTCGCGATCGCGAACCCGACGATCCAGGTCCAACTCCTCGTCTGGATTTTCATGATGCGCATCGTGATGGTCATCGCGTCGGGGGCCTCCTACCTGATCAACGAGGCCCTCTCGAAGGCCCAGTACAGGACGGCCGACAAGATGGACTACGAGGCGCCGCTCACGCGGCTCGTGTGGCTCACGTCGTTCGTCTCCATCGCCCTCACTTACGTCGCCTCGTACCTGCTGATCCCCGATCTCGGCGATGGCAGCCTCTGGTGGAAGCTCTCCTCGGTCATCACCTGCGGCACTCTGGCCGGAGCGGTCATCCCGGAGCTCGTCAAGGTCTTCACCTCCACCAACTCGGGGCACGTCAGGGAGGTCGTCTCCTCGGCCCGCGAGGGCGGGGCGTCGCTGACGATCCTCGCGGGGTTCGTCGCCGGCAACTTCAGCGCCTACTGGATCGGCGTCGCCATCCTGGCCCTGATGGGGATCGCCTACGAGATCAGCACGATGGGCTTCGGGATGATCCTCCCGATCGCCCCGGCGGTCTTCGCGTTCGGCCTCGTCGCCTTCGGGTTCCTCGGCATGGGCCCGGTGACCATCGCCGTGGACTCCTACGGGCCCGTGACCGACAACGCGCAGTCGGTCTACGAGCTGTCGACGATCGAGCAGATCCCCGGCGTGAAGGCCCAGATCAAGAAGGACTTCGGCGTCGACGTGAACTTCGAGCGGGCCAAGCACAACCTCGAGGAGAACGACGGCGCGGGGAACACCTTCAAGGCGACGGCGAAGCCCGTGCTCATCGGCACGGCCGTCGTGGGCGCGACCACGATGATCTTCTCGATCATCGTCGCCCTCACGGACGGGCTCAAGGTCAACATCGACAAGCTGTCGCTGCTGCACCCGCCGTTCCTGCTCGGGCTCATCATGGGCGGCGCCATGATCTACTGGTTCACCGGCGCCTCGACGCAGGCGGTCTCGACGGGCGCCTACCGCGCCGTCGAGTTCATCAAGGCCAACATCAAGCTCGAGGGAACGACGAGGGCCTCGGTGGCCGACTCGAAGAAGGTCGTCGAGATCTGCACGCAGTACGCGCAGAAGGGGATGTTCAACATCTTCATGAGCGTCTTCTTCGGCACGCTCGCCTTCGCCTTCCTCCAGCCGTTCTTCTTCATCGGCTACCTGATCTCCATCGCCCTCTTCGGCCTCTTCCAGGCGATCTTCATGGCCAACGCGGGCGGCGCGTGGGACAACGCGAAGAAGATCGTCGAGGTCGACCTCAAGGAGAAGGGGACCGAGCTGCACGCCGCCACGGTCGTGGGGGACACGGTGGGCGACCCATTCAAGGACACCTCCTCGGTCGCCATGAACCCCGTCATCAAGTTCACCACCCTCTTCGGCCTCCTCGCGGTCGAGCTCGCGGTGAGCGTGACCTACCAGCAGGGGAGCACCACGCTCACGCACGTCCTCGCGGCGGCCTTCTTCGCCGTCTCCGCCTTCTTCGTGCACCGCTCCTTCTACGGGATGCGGATCACGAAGTCGGCCTGA
- a CDS encoding sulfatase yields MKGGWATAFAGLVLAIVSFHEARALPAEGDLVCGDLAMAGAPKGTNVLLIVNDATRRDRVGAYGGPAGTPAFDAFASKGLLFDQAFTQAPWTSPSISTLFTSLYPSQHRVQSNPKARSRLAPSLSEPLPRIDVLAPGLTTLAEVLKASGYRTAAFVGNPWLQSRFGFDQGFDVYDDSFASWEVKGDVVVKAALKWIEALDPNDRWFVYVHLMDAHRPYARLAPEAIAARAEALARDTRPLTPREVATISQLIRLTDGRPAVEAGIPPSIALLEMSYDRGVSEFDAAFSGLIEKIDGSPSRDRTAVIVTADHGEALFARGYDNHGEGLYDDELSIPFAARLPGVTATAPRVACPIGLIDVMPTLCTYLGVPCPKPVFGTSILEKASARPAARDRLIVSEAVMFKPKNRAIRDRSYKLLWQPQRGPDGRGDAMFDMTTDPGELRDLLDPAYRTEASSRIFERLSKAIAGAVPPFTPPEKVTVPLDPELERRLRSLGYIQ; encoded by the coding sequence ATGAAGGGAGGCTGGGCGACGGCGTTCGCGGGGCTCGTCCTCGCGATCGTCTCGTTCCACGAGGCGCGCGCCCTCCCGGCCGAAGGCGATCTCGTCTGCGGCGATCTGGCGATGGCGGGCGCCCCGAAGGGGACGAACGTCCTCCTGATCGTCAACGACGCGACGCGACGCGATCGCGTCGGCGCCTACGGCGGACCCGCGGGAACGCCCGCGTTCGACGCGTTCGCCTCGAAGGGCCTCCTGTTCGATCAGGCGTTCACGCAGGCGCCGTGGACGAGCCCGTCGATCTCCACCCTGTTCACGTCGCTCTACCCGTCGCAGCACCGCGTTCAATCGAACCCGAAGGCGAGGTCGCGTCTCGCCCCGAGCCTGAGCGAGCCCCTCCCGCGGATCGACGTCCTGGCGCCGGGGCTGACGACCCTCGCCGAGGTCCTGAAGGCGTCCGGGTACAGGACCGCGGCGTTCGTGGGAAACCCGTGGCTCCAGAGCCGCTTCGGCTTCGATCAGGGGTTCGATGTCTACGACGACTCGTTCGCGTCGTGGGAGGTCAAGGGCGACGTCGTCGTGAAAGCGGCGCTCAAATGGATCGAGGCCCTCGATCCGAACGACAGGTGGTTCGTCTATGTCCACCTCATGGACGCGCACCGTCCCTACGCGCGGCTCGCCCCGGAGGCGATCGCGGCCCGGGCGGAGGCCCTCGCCCGGGACACGCGCCCGCTGACCCCACGCGAGGTGGCCACGATCTCGCAGCTGATCCGGCTCACGGATGGACGCCCCGCGGTGGAGGCCGGCATCCCTCCGTCGATCGCCCTCCTCGAGATGAGCTACGACCGGGGGGTGAGCGAGTTCGACGCCGCGTTCTCGGGGCTCATCGAGAAGATCGACGGATCCCCGTCCCGTGACCGGACGGCCGTCATCGTGACCGCCGATCACGGCGAGGCGCTCTTCGCGCGCGGGTACGATAACCACGGCGAGGGTCTCTACGACGACGAGCTGTCGATCCCGTTCGCGGCGAGGCTCCCCGGCGTGACGGCGACGGCCCCGAGGGTCGCGTGCCCGATCGGCCTGATCGACGTGATGCCGACGCTCTGCACCTACCTCGGCGTCCCCTGCCCGAAGCCGGTCTTCGGCACGAGCATCCTCGAGAAGGCGTCGGCGCGCCCCGCGGCGAGGGACCGACTCATCGTCTCGGAGGCGGTGATGTTCAAGCCGAAAAACCGCGCGATCCGGGATCGATCCTACAAGCTCCTCTGGCAGCCGCAGCGCGGGCCCGACGGCCGGGGCGACGCCATGTTCGACATGACGACAGATCCCGGCGAGCTGCGCGACCTTCTCGACCCGGCGTACCGCACCGAGGCGTCGTCGCGGATTTTCGAACGCCTGTCGAAGGCGATCGCGGGCGCCGTCCCTCCGTTCACGCCGCCCGAGAAGGTGACGGTGCCCCTCGATCCGGAGCTCGAGCGGCGCCTGCGCTCGCTCGGCTACATCCAGTAG